One part of the Nymphaea colorata isolate Beijing-Zhang1983 chromosome 8, ASM883128v2, whole genome shotgun sequence genome encodes these proteins:
- the LOC116259161 gene encoding photosynthetic NDH subunit of subcomplex B 4, chloroplastic isoform X1: MADAIMSVRIASSLHLIHHRHHLPMANCTSIVTKSSSRSLELKKSICFPENQRREGQRREKWRIQAFPDWPLLAVLVQHVEGERDVILHKAVWHLNDEALKSVYTMYIMFTCWGCCVFGSTKDPYYDSEQYRKDGGDGTGFWLYDKQEDIEEAARAQLWREELIEEIEQKVEGLRGLQEVSKKNQEELVN; encoded by the exons ATGGCAGATGCAATCATGAGCGTGAGAATAGCGTCTAGCCTTCACCTTATCCATCACCGCCATCACCTTCCAATGGCAAACTGCACG TCGATAGTCACAAAAAGCTCAAGTCGTAGCTTAGAGTTGAAGAAGAGCATTTGTTTTCCTGAG AACCAAAGGCGCGAAGGCCAGAGGAGGGAAAAGTGGAGAATCCAAGCATTCCCAGATTGGCCTCTGCTGGCTGTTTTAGTTCAGCACGTTGAAGGTGAAAGGGATGTTATCCTTCACAAGGCAGTTTGGCATCTCAACGATGAAGCTCTCAAGAGCGTCT ATACGATGTACATCATGTTCACTTGCTGGGGATGCTGTGTCTTTGGATCTActaag GATCCATACTATGATAGCGAGCAGTACAGGAAAGATGGAGGGGACGGAACAGGCTTTTGGCTATACGACAAG CAAGAAGATATTGAAGAAGCTGCTAGAGCACAGCTGTGGAGGGAGGAACTAATTGAGGAGATTGAGCAAAAGGTTGAAGGCTTGAGGGGGTTGCAAGAAGTTAGCAAGAAAAACCAAGAGGAGCTAGTCAACTAG
- the LOC116259161 gene encoding photosynthetic NDH subunit of subcomplex B 4, chloroplastic isoform X2, whose amino-acid sequence MADAIMSVRIASSLHLIHHRHHLPMANCTNQRREGQRREKWRIQAFPDWPLLAVLVQHVEGERDVILHKAVWHLNDEALKSVYTMYIMFTCWGCCVFGSTKDPYYDSEQYRKDGGDGTGFWLYDKQEDIEEAARAQLWREELIEEIEQKVEGLRGLQEVSKKNQEELVN is encoded by the exons ATGGCAGATGCAATCATGAGCGTGAGAATAGCGTCTAGCCTTCACCTTATCCATCACCGCCATCACCTTCCAATGGCAAACTGCACG AACCAAAGGCGCGAAGGCCAGAGGAGGGAAAAGTGGAGAATCCAAGCATTCCCAGATTGGCCTCTGCTGGCTGTTTTAGTTCAGCACGTTGAAGGTGAAAGGGATGTTATCCTTCACAAGGCAGTTTGGCATCTCAACGATGAAGCTCTCAAGAGCGTCT ATACGATGTACATCATGTTCACTTGCTGGGGATGCTGTGTCTTTGGATCTActaag GATCCATACTATGATAGCGAGCAGTACAGGAAAGATGGAGGGGACGGAACAGGCTTTTGGCTATACGACAAG CAAGAAGATATTGAAGAAGCTGCTAGAGCACAGCTGTGGAGGGAGGAACTAATTGAGGAGATTGAGCAAAAGGTTGAAGGCTTGAGGGGGTTGCAAGAAGTTAGCAAGAAAAACCAAGAGGAGCTAGTCAACTAG